A stretch of DNA from Camelina sativa cultivar DH55 unplaced genomic scaffold, Cs unpScaffold03770, whole genome shotgun sequence:
CGGTGTACCCGACCCATGAACCCGACCCGAATCTAAACTCATTCTTGAAAAATTAGACGACGAAGATGGCCCGGCTGATTTCTCACTAACCGAACGCTGCTTAGTTAAAACAACCGGACACGTGCCGGAGCCTCTGAACAAAGACTCACGCTCGAAGAAATCAGAAAGATCCGACCCGCAACAGAAAATCCGGGTCTCGTCAATGTAAAAAACCGGGTTACCCGCTAAAGACGGGTTACAAGGAATATAGCAGTGATCAAAGATTGGTATCATCAAAGGAGCTCTTTTGAGAGCATTCCTCGCGACCCGTAAAGCTTTTTCCGGGTCGGACGGTCGTAAACCCCAAGACTTGCTCCAGAGAGTGTTCCTCGCGATCTGAAACGAGACGGCGGCGATGGGAAGATCGATCATAGCCCTTAGATGAAGACGAGCTCCGGGAGAACGCCAGTCTGGGAAACCAGCTCCGACGGGTAAACCGGCGGTGAGAACAGCACGGAGGTCAGGTGGGAAAGCGAATGCGAACTCTGCTTCGGCTATGGCGAATTCGGAGTCGGTTAAACCCGGTTGGACTTGGATCCTCGAGGTGTGTAAGTGTGAGATGACTTGATCAG
This window harbors:
- the LOC104774592 gene encoding uncharacterized protein LOC104774592 (The sequence of the model RefSeq protein was modified relative to this genomic sequence to represent the inferred CDS: added 117 bases not found in genome assembly), which translates into the protein MVDVDRRMTGLRPSHAAGLRRLSARAAAPTTPTVRNSLVSFSSLADQVISHLHTSRIQVQPGLTDSEFAIAEAEFAFAFPPDLRAVLTAGLPVGAGFPDWRSPGARLHLRAMIDLPIAAVSFQIARNTLWSKSWGLRPSDPEKALRVARNALKRAPLMIPIFDHCYIPCNPSLAGNPVFYIDETRIFCCGSDLSDFFERESLFRGSGTCPVVLTKQRSVSEKSAGPSSSSNFSRMSLDSGRVHGSGTPRWVEFWSDAAVDRRRRNSASSMSSSHSSSPERFLD